The Chryseobacterium sp. LJ668 genome segment ATAAATCCGAAGCTGTTGCAGATGAATCTGTAAGCGCAATGACCGTCATCGAAGATGAAAATTCAGCAGCCCCATTGGATAATAAAACCGATGCATCGGTCGTGCTTCAGGATAAAGCAGTAGAAATTTCTGAACAAGATTCAACATCTAAAAAAGGCAATATCATTTCTAAAAAAATTATTAAAAATGGTGAAATGGAAATTCAGGTGGATGAAATTAAAAAGGCGCATCAAAAGATTAATGAAATTATAAAAAACAATACAGCCTATATTCAAACCGAGCGTTTTAGCAATAATGATACTGCCGAAAATTTAAATTTAACCATTCGGGTTCCGCACCAGAATTTTGATGCACTGATTAATTCATTTTCTGATGGGGTGGGCTCAATCTTATCAAAAAACATTTCTTCAGATGATGTAACAGAAGAATATACAGATGTTTCTATAAAATTAACCAACAAGAAAATTTATCTTGAGAAATACCGTGATATGCTAAGAAGTGCGAAAACAACGAAAGATATGCTGGAAATTCAGGAAAATATCCGTGAACTGGAAGATGAAATTGATGTCTCTGAAGGCAGACTCCGTTATATTGATGATAGAGTCGATTACAGCACATTAAATTTAAATCTTTACAAAGAAAAAGTGCGAAGTTCAGCAACTTCAAAGATCGGCTTCGGAAGCCGGTTTGGAGATTCTGTTACTGAAGGTTGGAATAGTTTTGTCGCATTTTTTTTGGGTCTCATTTCTCTCTGGCCATTTTTACTGTTGATTCCTATAATTATTGTCATCTGGAAAAAGTGGCGAAAAAACAGAAGGAAAATCTAATCTAATGTAAAAACAAAAACATCCGAATATTTTCATATTCGGATGTTTCATTGCAATAACAATTATCTACGCATTAAAATGTGATTTCACAGTTTCCAAGACCTGCTCGTCAGACATTTGCTGCGAAGTTTCTAAAGTAATTTTCAAGTCTTTGAACTGAGCAGTATCATGAAGATAATGCTTTAATTCTTCCTGGATGGTTCCGGGGCCGGTAATTAAAACTTCTTCAGAGTTTGTCAAAAGATGTTCTACTTCCTTGAAAAATTTTATTTTGTTGGTTTGTTCAGCGTTATTTCCTGCATTTTCACTTGAATTACCATGTTGGATTACCGCTTTTACAGGGCTGCAAAGAAAAAATTTGAAAGCATTTTGCGCATCATGATTTTTTACAACTACAGCTTTCTGGGAATCAATCCAAAGTCCAGCTAATTTTTTTTCAGACATAATTTATTTTTTAATGTTATATAGGTGTTCGCAAGAATGATGCTAATGATGTGTTAAGGGCTGTTAAATTAATTTGAAGTCACTATTTAAACACAAATAACATGAATAACATTGATAATTTGCTCAATTTGCTGGATCTTCGAGAGATAAAAACATTTTACTTCCCGAGCACAAACACCGCTGGAATTTTATGCAGTTCCGGCTTTCGTTTCTGCCAGTCTTTTATACTCAATGTCTTAATCAATTCATGTTCTGCATCATTGATGTTTGCCGCAATACAAAGTTTAGTATTCGGGGAAAGAAATTTACACAAATCGTCGAAAAGTGCATTGTTTCTGTAGGGAGTTTCCATAAAAATCTGGGTATAGCCGGTTTTCTGAAGTTCGCTTTCTAACAATTGAATTCTTTTTTTCTTTTCGCCTTTTTCTATTGGAAGATAACCGTTAAAAGTAAATTCCTGCCCGTTGAAACCGCTTGAAATTAGTGCTAAAATGATTGATGAGGGCCCTGAAATAGGAATTACCCTTATGTTTTTTTCGTGGCACCATTTTACGATCAGGTTACCGGGATCTGCAATGCACGGAAGACCGGCTTCCGAAAGCAAACCAAAATCCTGACCATTCAGCATTCTGTCCTGAGCTTCTTTGATATCGGCGTTTTCAGTATATTTATCTAAAAGAAAAAGTTTTAAATCTGATTGCTTTTTCGCCGGCGCAAAAAATTTAATCACTTTTCTTGCTGTTTTTTCGTTTTCCACAAAAAAATAATCAGTATGCATAATGTATTCCGTAATCACTGGAGAAAAATGAGTGATCGGAGTATTTTCTGATAAGTATGCGGGAATTAGGAAAAGCATAGTGTTTAAAGATGAGTTTAATTTAATAATTTAAAGATATGCATTCTATATCTTATTGCTAATTGCCTGCTGCTGTAGTTGA includes the following:
- a CDS encoding DUF4349 domain-containing protein — encoded protein: MKNIIFVLFCIVLFNCNKSEAVADESVSAMTVIEDENSAAPLDNKTDASVVLQDKAVEISEQDSTSKKGNIISKKIIKNGEMEIQVDEIKKAHQKINEIIKNNTAYIQTERFSNNDTAENLNLTIRVPHQNFDALINSFSDGVGSILSKNISSDDVTEEYTDVSIKLTNKKIYLEKYRDMLRSAKTTKDMLEIQENIRELEDEIDVSEGRLRYIDDRVDYSTLNLNLYKEKVRSSATSKIGFGSRFGDSVTEGWNSFVAFFLGLISLWPFLLLIPIIIVIWKKWRKNRRKI
- a CDS encoding SAM-dependent methyltransferase gives rise to the protein MLFLIPAYLSENTPITHFSPVITEYIMHTDYFFVENEKTARKVIKFFAPAKKQSDLKLFLLDKYTENADIKEAQDRMLNGQDFGLLSEAGLPCIADPGNLIVKWCHEKNIRVIPISGPSSIILALISSGFNGQEFTFNGYLPIEKGEKKKRIQLLESELQKTGYTQIFMETPYRNNALFDDLCKFLSPNTKLCIAANINDAEHELIKTLSIKDWQKRKPELHKIPAVFVLGK